The window GTTAAAGAGATGAACGATCGTTTCCTCCAACTCCGCTTGCTCCGAAATATACTTGTAGCCGCGCAACCCGCCTCCAGTAAAATGCTGATTTGGATCGATCACGATCACTTCCCGATTACCAAAAGTCGCGACAAGCTCTGCCATCCCCTGCAAAAAGCTTCCACATTGATCGCTGCTGGTTGCAGCGACCATAGTGATATAGGCACCGTGAAAATCAAAATGGGCCAACTGCAATGAATTTTTTTCAACCCCAACAGGCACTTTTTTCGTACCTATATCTCTTATCTCATCCCGCAAAAAGTCGATATCGATTTTTTCAGGAAGAATTGGCACTCGTTTCGCAGGGTGCTGCGTCCATTTCTTGCTCCAGTCACGGCAATAGTCACTCGTGAATTTATACATATTCTCAACATCTCGAACAATGTGAGCAGTCTGAAATTCATAAGTTAGCTCGTCTTTAAAAATACCTCGGCCTTTGTACTTGGACGGATAAACACCGTCAACATTTCCCAGTAACCCGGAATATTCACTATGATCATTCAACTGCAGCACATACATCTGCTTAAAGTTTTGCAGCATCCGATATCTAATCGCACCCGTGTTGATCGCTGTTACGATAAAATTAACCCCATATTTCACACCTTCTCGAGTCAGGAACGACACCGTCTCTTCCTGATCCTCGTACATTTCCGAAAACGCCGAATAGTTATGGATGACCACAACGATTGCAGGCAGACTTTCAGCTGATACTTCGTTATAGGTGCTGAAGTCTCCACCGTAATTAGCCAGTAGCTTCTTTCTACACTCCACTTCAGCTGTCAACATTTTAAACAGATTGCCAATTTTTTCGCTCTCGTGTGACAGCATAACCTCGCCCACATGTGGAGCCTCCCGGAACCAGGTCAACGTTTCCGAACCAAAGTCCACCAAGTAAAAATTTACCTCATTAGGCGTATGCTCTTCCATTAATGAATAAATCAAACTCGACACGAAGGTGGTCTTTCCACTGCCAGCAATCCCATAAATAACCGCATTTCCATCCTGAGTGATCGGCATCGTCATCACCATCTGACGCTGGTTCGTTGGATCATCGTATTCACCTATGACTGGATTTAATTCGTGACACCGTGCTTCAACCTTGTACTTAGCCTTCAACTCATTGATATAAATAAGCTCAGGAATTGGCTCGAGCCAGAGTGGACGAACCTTGATGTTTTCTTGTGCGGCGAGTTGAGACAGATAATCGGTCACTTCATCAATTTGCTTTGGCGGATTTTTCGCTGCCGATTTCTTCCGGTCGATTTTCGCATTTTTAATGACACGCCCTAAATGATCAATCACAACAACACTGTCATCCTTCTGCTTTTCAACTTTATCAGCAGGATAATAAGGTGCTCCTGCCCATGCTGACTGTCCCAGCATAAATAACTCATTAAAGCCGACCTGCAAGTAAAATCGACCGGTTGTTGATAACTCAGCGGCATCCGGTCGTTTGATGACTTCCATACTGTCCGCTTTTTCCTGAACCTTCAAAGAAATTCTAAATTTGCTATTACTCCAAATCTGATCGTTAACAACCCCGGAAGGCTTCTGAGTTGCTAGAATCAAGTGGATTCCCAGACTCCGACCGATCCGTGCAGCACTAACAAGTTGTTCCATAAATTCCGGTTGCTGTGCTTTCAATTCCGCAAACTCATCGGAAATAATGAACAAATGCTGGAGCGGCTCAGTCACTAAGCCTTCACGGTAACATTTCTGATATTTGTAAATGTCGATATTGCTTTCATCAATGCGCCGGCTTGTTTCGCTAAAAATAGCCTGACGCCGTTTCAATTCGCTCTGAATCGAAATGAGCGACCGTTTGACCGCTGCCCCATCAAGGTTGGTAATCGTTCCGGCCAGATGCGGCAGATCAGAAAACGCGTTCGCCATCCCTCCGCCCTTGTAATCAATCAAAATAAACGCCACTTCATCAGGATGAAAATTGACTGCCAACGACAGGATAAACGTCATAATAAATTCACTCTTCCCTGATCCCGTCATCCCTGCAACCAAACCGTGCGGACCATGATATTTCTCATGAAGGTCGATCATGAACGGCTCCCCGGCAGTGTCGACACCAATTTGCGTTTCGATTGTCTTAGTCGGATTGTTTTCCTTCCATCTCGTCAGGGCATTAAGATGCTCGATTTTCCCAACACCGAACATTTCAAGGAAGGTCACCATCTCTGGGAGCTTGTACGATTCACGCGCCGAATCAAGCTGGATATTCGCAAGTTTGACCGCAAGTTCCTCGGCATCCTCCTGCAAATAAATATCAGCCTGAAATCCGGTATATTTTCCAGAAATATCGTCTTTGTCATAGCTCTTCGAAAATTCCTTAGCCAGCTCAATGACATTGCAGCATTCCTTAGGCAAATTTTTCAGTTCATCATAAAGAGCAATCAAACTATAGCCCATATCCTTCTTTTCCTTCAGAATAAGATTGACCATTTCAGCTTTTGGTGCCAGGCTTTTGCTCATTGAAAAAACAACAGTATGCTGTTCCAACTCCACTAATTCGCGATCCCCGCATTCCTTACGATTGCTGATTTCCTTTTCAAAATAAGCAGAAAGCTCCTTAACCTCATTTGCATCAGTCGCAATGAACCGAACATTTTTGCCATCATTCCACACATGCGGAAGCCATTTTACAAACTTCCAATCTTCCTGTTCGTTTTTATCGTAAATAAACACAAGCTTAAGCTCATCGTAACTATGCAGCGCCGTCAGCTGAAAAATAAGTCCTTTAACAAACGACTTAACCTCTTCCCTGCTGCCGATAATGCCGCTGACCCGCTCCTCGGTTAAACTTAGGGTCACAGGCACCTTCTCCAAAATTTGCGGAGTCTCAAACATTTCGTAAAGCGCTTCTTGAAGATTGTCGTCTTCAAGGCTGAACTTTCTTTCCGGAAATTTAATATCAGCATTTAATGGCAAGTCGCCAATTCCCAATCTTACTTTTAGAAAATCATCCTGACCTGGTCCGCGTTCCCACAGATTCCGCTGGCGCCGCTTAATTCTTGACAGACAGTTTTCAAGCGTGACATGGTTTTCAAGCAAAATTTCACTTTGGTGCTGGCACTCATCCTTCACCACCTGCTCCATTTCCTCGAGATACTGCAAATATTTTTCCTGACGGATTCGTTCAAGCTTTGCCTTTTTTCTTTTTTCATATCGCTTTGTTAAAATCGGCCAGAGGATCGTCCCGATCAGCATGCTCACTGACATCACCAATGTCGGCATCGCCATCATCATATTCCCGCCAGTACTCATCACATTCTGCAAGGTCATCAGACCGGTGAACATCGAAGCCATCCCCATCGTAATCGAAGGACCGAGCAACAGCATCAGCGGCGTTTCCTCCATATTCGCTTGCTGTGGCGGCGGATCAATTCTTATCTCAGCCTTTTGGATGTCCCTTTTAAATCTAGGCGATCTAAAGAACAAGTTGTCATTTACATCCTCATGATGAAATTCATCGAGCAGTACCTCCTCCCAGACAACCGGTGTTTCAACTTGAAACGGATTAAAAGAGGTTCGATCGAGAAACACCGAGCGATGCGGGTTGTTCAATGATAGTAGCCGACCATTGTAGACAATTTTCAGCCCCATAATAAAAATACAGTCGCCAATTACGAGCCTTTGCTCCGTAATTTTCTCGCCATTAACATATGTACCGTTAGAACTATTTTTATCTTTAATCATCGCCTGCCCACTCGCATCATAGACAATCGTACAATGCGCGCTCGAGACCAATTTATTTGCAAAACATATATGGCTATCCTGAGCTCTGCCAATGTTAATAACAGCATTCGTCACTAGATGCTTCGTAAACACATTTCCATCCTGAGTTGGCGGCTCCACATATAACAACGCTGAAGGTCCATCGTCACGATTAATGATGTAAGTTTCGAACAATTCAACCTTTATATTTTTAACTATTTCATTATGTGAATTTTTCAGATAAGCATATTTATTTGACTTTAAATACCAATGGCCCTGATCTTCTTCGACTGCTAACAAATCGATAATTTTCCCCGCGTCATCAGCCGTTGATAAAATGTATCTTCCAGTCACTCTTTCCGGTAATACGGTACGAAAAACTTTCCCTCTATCAAAAAGTGTTAATATCAAAACGTTCTCTCCTATTAATCGACATCAAACAAACTTGGTAGTTTCCACTACCAAGTCACAATAAATTATTTTTTTAACCCGGTTTGCGCATTTAACCTATAACAATACTGCATGGCTTATTAATTAGGAAAATTATCCCACTTAATTTATTTTACACTATTGTGAGAAAAATCACTGAACTTTTTGTAAAATAATTTACTTTTTTATCATAAAATTTGGAAATGTGTAAAAAGTATGAAAAAAACGCAAAAAAAAAGACGACCATCAAAAGAAACCTTCGTCCTTCTGAGGTCAACCTATAATGAAAATCCCATCATAATAAAATGTTTTATTACTTACCTTACCTCAACCCAACCATTTTTTATCGCCACAACAACCGCTTGCGTCCGGTCATTCACGCTCATTTTTTGTAAAATATTGCTGACGTGGTTTTTTACCGTCTTCTCACTAATAAACAACGCCTCGCCGATACCGCGATTACTTTTTCCATCAGTTAGCAGCTGCAGTACCTCACATTCCCGTTTCGTTAATAAATGAAACGGACGGCGCACCTCTATTAAAGTCGTCATACCACTTACGGTTCTAGCTGCAGACTGGCGACTTTCACCATAAGATCCGACAGTTTCCAATCCAACCGCAACCAAACGACGGTACTCATTCACCAAATTATGGGTCACCTTCGGATGCAGATAACTGCCGCCATTAGCCACAACCTTTACAGCCTCTACCAGCATTTCCGCATCCATCTCTTTTAACAAATATCCACGAGCACCCGTTTGTAGAGCGCGCATCACATAATTCTCATCATCATGGATCGATAAAATAATCACCCTAGCCTCAGGGTACTTCTCAATTAACTGACTCGTCGCATCAATACCACTCGTCATCGGCATATTAATATCCATTAACACAACATCCGGATGATATGTATCAAATAAATCCACGGCCTCTTGTCCATCCTGTCCCTCAGCCACAACCTTAAACGTATTTTCAATCTCCAAAATACGCTTTACCCCTTCTCTAAACAATTGCTGGTCGTCAATAATAACAATATTCGTCGCCATATAATCACCCCTTATTGCAAGCATCCCGTTTAACAAATCCTTTGATCCCTTATAATATAGTTCGATAGTCTATAAGTCCTATTTGTGGGTCAGAACCAAACCAAAATCATCCAAATTTATTGAGCACAATATTCTTCAATATGTATTCAAGTGTTTTCGAATCAACCTCTCTACCAGCTTCCCCCCAAAATACCTTCTAATAATTTCCAAACAATACCTTTTCAGAATATTTCAATTATAACACAAAAACCTTTATTCTCTTGGCAAAATTTATTACAATCAACTAGTGAGATATTGTCAAAAAACAACTGAATTCCTCACATCTCCGCTCTTTTTGTCAAAAAGTAAAACAATTTGGAGAAACTCTTTTATAACGGCTAACTCAATTTAATTCGACACACCATTTAGTTTGTGCAGGAAGCTAACCCTAGAATAAGATTTCGGGCCCAACTACGCTCGTTGAATATCCAACAAATACAACGTATAGAAAATAGAAAGAAGTGGTAAACATGCTGGCAAGTTATCTAACGGTCAAAGGCCCAGGCGAACACGAAATCGTCATCCAAAAATCACGTTTCATCGCCCACGTCGCCAGAGCCGAAACAGAAGCCCAAGCCCAAGAATTCATCCAACGAATCAAAAAACAGCATTGGAACGCCACTCATAACTGCTCCGCCTATCTAATCGGCGAGCACGACCAAATCCAAAAAGCAAACGACGACGGCGAACCAAGCGGTACTGCCGGCGTTCCCATCCTCGAAGTCCTAAAAAAACGCAAGCTCAAAGACACAGTTGTCGTCATCACCCGCTTCTTCGGTGGTATCAAGCTCGGCGCCGGCGGTCTCATCCGTGCCTACGGTAAATCAACATCAGAAGGCCTAGACGCCACCGGCATCGTCGAGCGCAAACTCACCCGTATCATCCACACCTCCGTGGACTACAACTGGCTAGGCAAGCTCGAAAACGAGCTCCGTGCGTCGGTCTATACAATCAAGGAAATACATTACTTGGAGAACGTTGAAATAGAAACGTATGTCGAAGAAGGAAAAATCCAGATCTTTACGGATTGGATGGTGGAATTGACTAATGGGCAGGGTGAAATAAATGAAGGGGAACTACTTTATCAAGAAATGGATATAGTGTAAAACCAAAAAGAGGGCAAACTCAAATGGTGAGCTTGCCCTCTTTTTATCATTTATTTCGTAAATTGACGGTTCTAAGACCTCTAAATAATTTTAACAGCGGTTTATAATCATCCTTCACAAGACCAATCTTCTCGACAAACACCTCGATTATGATGATGATTGTAAGCAGTATAAGAACTGATCCGCGAATTGTTGCTTGCGAAAAGATAAATGCAGCAAGTCCAAAAATAGCGCTCATTGCATAGATCAATAAAACTGTTTGTTTATGTGAATAACCAGCACGCAATAAACAATGATGTAAATGTGATTTATCCGGTGCTGACAAGGGTTGTTTATTCACGAGTCTTCTTATGATTGCAAAGAATGTATCCGAAATCGGTACACCAAGGATAATAACCGGGATAACAAGCGAGATAAACGTTACATTTTTAAATCCAAGCAATGAGAGAACACTAATCAAGAATCCTAAGAACAATGCGCCTGTATCACCCATAAAAATCTTGGCAGGATGGAAATTAAATACAAGAAAACCAAGAGTTGAAACAGCTGCTATTAGCGCAACAACCATTACATATGGACTTCCCATCAAAAAGGCCATTCCAGCAATAGAGAATAAAGCAATCGAAGAAACACCTGCTGCTAAACCATCCAATCCATCAATTAAATTGATGGCATTTGTTATTCCGATAATCCACACCATTGTAAATGGAATACTTAACATTCCAAAGTCTAACTGGCCACCAAAAGGCAGGTTTATAAACTCGACTTTTATATCCCCTAAAATAATTACCACTAATGAAGCCAAGATTTGCCCAAGTAACTTTACTCTTGGGGAGATCTCTTTCACATCATCAATTGCACCTGTAATGATAATAATCAAACTTCCCAACAAAATTGCTAAATGGACGTAATCATTTGGGTGCAGGAGCGGTAAATTGAAATTCAGATTTGGTCGAATAATAACTATGCCCAAGATGAAACTTATATAAATAGCCAGTCCGCCTAAACGGGGCATAATTTTTTGATGAACTTTTCGTTGATTTGGTTTGTCAGTTGCGCCAATTTTAAATGCCAATTTTTTTATTAATGGGGTGAGGAAGATCGAAGCACAAAAGCATAATAACAACGTAAAATACAACATAGAGACCCTCCATACATTTATCATTACCTTATTTTTTAAAAACATAAATGTAAATTTCATTAATGCAAAATAATTTGATATCCAAAATTCGATAAATTACTCCTAAAGGATTATAGCATAGACTTATCCTCAATGAAACTATTTATTTGAGCTACAAATGTAGAAGTTTGCTATTTTTTTGATAAAATGTAATTATATCCCTTAAACGTGTGTAATCAAAAACTTTTTTTCTAAAAAAGTATGAGTTTATCAATTACTATGACGAAACATTGTGAAGAAAGTTTCGTTCTTCTTAAAAAAAACATGCCCCACAATGAAAGCGGGAACCATATTGTCCATTTAAGTGGCCAATATGGTATCCCGCTTTTTATTATTATCCTTTTAGTTCCTTCAGATAAGCCGATAATGCCTCATGCCAATCTGGTAGCAATGTAAAGCCTTGTTCCGTTATTTTCTTTTTACTTAAGACAGAATAATTTGGTCGAGCTGCTGGGCGTGGAAATTGATCCGATGTTAATGGATTTACCTTTATATCTACCCCTGCTTGTTTGAAGATTTCAACGGCAAAATCATACCATGAGCATACGCCTTCATTAGTGGCATGATAGACACCGTACTTCTCAGATTCAACCAAATCGATTATAAATCGAGCTAAATCAACTGTATACGTTGGTGAACCTACTTGATCATGGACAACGCCAAGTTCATTGCGGTCCTCAGCAAGTCGAAGCATCGTTTTAACAAAGTTATTACCATTAATTCCAAATACCCACGCCGTCCGCACGATAAAATAACGATCTAAGTTTTGCTTTAAAAATTCTTCGCCAGCAAACTTAGTTTCACCATAAACACCAAGCGGGTTGGTAGGATGTTCTACTTCATAAGGCTCAGTTGCTGTACCATCAAAGACATAATCAGTACTGACATAAACCATTTTTGCCCCAACCTTATTAGCTGCTTGGGCAAGATATTTCGGCCCCAACGCATTAACATTGTAGGCAGTCTCTTTGTCTTCTTCGGCTGCATCAACATTTGTAAAAGCTGCGCAATGCAAAATCGCATCAGGCTTAACTTCGTCAAAATAGGCCTGTACTTTAGCCTCATCGGTAATATCTAATTCATTGCGGTCAATTCCAAATACCTGATGATTTCTTGCGGTCAGTTGCTTTTCAAGATCATGGCCTAATTGACCCTTTACTCCCGTTACAACTACTTTCATTATTCTACCTCTAATCTGTCACCATATTGGGATTTAAAATACTCTTGGTAATCTCCAGAAATGATGTTTTCCCACCATTCCTTGTTATCCAAATACCATTTAATTGTTTGCTCAATACCCGTTTCAAAATTGTACTTAGGTGCCCAACCGAGTTCTGTACGTAACTTGGTTGCATCGATTGCGTAACGACGGTCGTGTCCTGGGCGATCTGTAACATATTTAATTAATGATTCTGGCTTATCTAAAGCTTTTAAAATCGTTTTAACGATGTCAATATTGGTGCGTTCGTTATTTCCACCAACGTTGTACACTTCACCGTTACGGCCATTGTGAAGGACTAGATCAATCGCTTGGCAATGGTCTTCAACATGTAACCAGTCACGAATGTTTAAGCCATCACCGTAAACTGGAAGCTCTTTGTCGTTTAACGCATTAATAATCATTAATGGAATCAGCTTCTCTGGGAAATGGAACGGTCCATAATTATTTGAGCAACGAGTGATATTCACTGGCAGGTCAAATGTTTCATTATAGGCACGCACAAGTAGATCAGCACCAGCTTTACTAGCACTATACGGGCTATTAGCTGCTAATGGCGTTTCTTCAGTGAAATAACCAGTTTCGCCTAACGTTCCATAAACTTCATCAGTAGAAACTTGAAGGTATTTTTTTACACCAAGAGTTTTCGCAGCATCGAGAAGGGCAAGTGTTCCTTGAATGTTTGTTTGCACGAAAATTCCGGGGTCCGTGATACTTCTGTCAACATGTGATTCCGCAGCAAAGTTAATGACATAATCAAACTTCTCTGCTTGGAATAAACCTCCGACGAAATCGCGGTCAGCGATATCTCCGCGTACAAACTTATAGTTTGGGGCATTTTCAATGTCTTTTAAATTTTCAAGGTTCCCTGCATAAGTTAATAAATCAAGATTCACGATATTATAATTAGGATATTTATTTACCATATAGCGGACAAAGTTACTACCGA of the Bacillus sp. 1NLA3E genome contains:
- the essC gene encoding type VII secretion protein EssC; translated protein: MILTLFDRGKVFRTVLPERVTGRYILSTADDAGKIIDLLAVEEDQGHWYLKSNKYAYLKNSHNEIVKNIKVELFETYIINRDDGPSALLYVEPPTQDGNVFTKHLVTNAVINIGRAQDSHICFANKLVSSAHCTIVYDASGQAMIKDKNSSNGTYVNGEKITEQRLVIGDCIFIMGLKIVYNGRLLSLNNPHRSVFLDRTSFNPFQVETPVVWEEVLLDEFHHEDVNDNLFFRSPRFKRDIQKAEIRIDPPPQQANMEETPLMLLLGPSITMGMASMFTGLMTLQNVMSTGGNMMMAMPTLVMSVSMLIGTILWPILTKRYEKRKKAKLERIRQEKYLQYLEEMEQVVKDECQHQSEILLENHVTLENCLSRIKRRQRNLWERGPGQDDFLKVRLGIGDLPLNADIKFPERKFSLEDDNLQEALYEMFETPQILEKVPVTLSLTEERVSGIIGSREEVKSFVKGLIFQLTALHSYDELKLVFIYDKNEQEDWKFVKWLPHVWNDGKNVRFIATDANEVKELSAYFEKEISNRKECGDRELVELEQHTVVFSMSKSLAPKAEMVNLILKEKKDMGYSLIALYDELKNLPKECCNVIELAKEFSKSYDKDDISGKYTGFQADIYLQEDAEELAVKLANIQLDSARESYKLPEMVTFLEMFGVGKIEHLNALTRWKENNPTKTIETQIGVDTAGEPFMIDLHEKYHGPHGLVAGMTGSGKSEFIMTFILSLAVNFHPDEVAFILIDYKGGGMANAFSDLPHLAGTITNLDGAAVKRSLISIQSELKRRQAIFSETSRRIDESNIDIYKYQKCYREGLVTEPLQHLFIISDEFAELKAQQPEFMEQLVSAARIGRSLGIHLILATQKPSGVVNDQIWSNSKFRISLKVQEKADSMEVIKRPDAAELSTTGRFYLQVGFNELFMLGQSAWAGAPYYPADKVEKQKDDSVVVIDHLGRVIKNAKIDRKKSAAKNPPKQIDEVTDYLSQLAAQENIKVRPLWLEPIPELIYINELKAKYKVEARCHELNPVIGEYDDPTNQRQMVMTMPITQDGNAVIYGIAGSGKTTFVSSLIYSLMEEHTPNEVNFYLVDFGSETLTWFREAPHVGEVMLSHESEKIGNLFKMLTAEVECRKKLLANYGGDFSTYNEVSAESLPAIVVVIHNYSAFSEMYEDQEETVSFLTREGVKYGVNFIVTAINTGAIRYRMLQNFKQMYVLQLNDHSEYSGLLGNVDGVYPSKYKGRGIFKDELTYEFQTAHIVRDVENMYKFTSDYCRDWSKKWTQHPAKRVPILPEKIDIDFLRDEIRDIGTKKVPVGVEKNSLQLAHFDFHGAYITMVAATSSDQCGSFLQGMAELVATFGNREVIVIDPNQHFTGGGLRGYKYISEQAELEETIVHLFNTLVYRNNTKKDAIEAGDEPPVYENITLIIDSFTDLKMSLTEDGRDKLKLFLEKGNGLNVNLLLSDYTEKLSSVSYESWFKEHVPVNDFIWIGSGITDQYVLKPLKTTSDMYKEVPNGFGYVVSKGKAVLVKLLSAAESIEREAVYHG
- a CDS encoding response regulator, whose amino-acid sequence is MATNIVIIDDQQLFREGVKRILEIENTFKVVAEGQDGQEAVDLFDTYHPDVVLMDINMPMTSGIDATSQLIEKYPEARVIILSIHDDENYVMRALQTGARGYLLKEMDAEMLVEAVKVVANGGSYLHPKVTHNLVNEYRRLVAVGLETVGSYGESRQSAARTVSGMTTLIEVRRPFHLLTKRECEVLQLLTDGKSNRGIGEALFISEKTVKNHVSNILQKMSVNDRTQAVVVAIKNGWVEVR
- a CDS encoding YigZ family protein translates to MLASYLTVKGPGEHEIVIQKSRFIAHVARAETEAQAQEFIQRIKKQHWNATHNCSAYLIGEHDQIQKANDDGEPSGTAGVPILEVLKKRKLKDTVVVITRFFGGIKLGAGGLIRAYGKSTSEGLDATGIVERKLTRIIHTSVDYNWLGKLENELRASVYTIKEIHYLENVEIETYVEEGKIQIFTDWMVELTNGQGEINEGELLYQEMDIV
- a CDS encoding glycosyltransferase family 4 protein: MLYFTLLLCFCASIFLTPLIKKLAFKIGATDKPNQRKVHQKIMPRLGGLAIYISFILGIVIIRPNLNFNLPLLHPNDYVHLAILLGSLIIIITGAIDDVKEISPRVKLLGQILASLVVIILGDIKVEFINLPFGGQLDFGMLSIPFTMVWIIGITNAINLIDGLDGLAAGVSSIALFSIAGMAFLMGSPYVMVVALIAAVSTLGFLVFNFHPAKIFMGDTGALFLGFLISVLSLLGFKNVTFISLVIPVIILGVPISDTFFAIIRRLVNKQPLSAPDKSHLHHCLLRAGYSHKQTVLLIYAMSAIFGLAAFIFSQATIRGSVLILLTIIIIIEVFVEKIGLVKDDYKPLLKLFRGLRTVNLRNK
- the rfbD gene encoding dTDP-4-dehydrorhamnose reductase, with the translated sequence MKVVVTGVKGQLGHDLEKQLTARNHQVFGIDRNELDITDEAKVQAYFDEVKPDAILHCAAFTNVDAAEEDKETAYNVNALGPKYLAQAANKVGAKMVYVSTDYVFDGTATEPYEVEHPTNPLGVYGETKFAGEEFLKQNLDRYFIVRTAWVFGINGNNFVKTMLRLAEDRNELGVVHDQVGSPTYTVDLARFIIDLVESEKYGVYHATNEGVCSWYDFAVEIFKQAGVDIKVNPLTSDQFPRPAARPNYSVLSKKKITEQGFTLLPDWHEALSAYLKELKG
- the rfbB gene encoding dTDP-glucose 4,6-dehydratase, which gives rise to MKLLITGGAGFIGSNFVRYMVNKYPNYNIVNLDLLTYAGNLENLKDIENAPNYKFVRGDIADRDFVGGLFQAEKFDYVINFAAESHVDRSITDPGIFVQTNIQGTLALLDAAKTLGVKKYLQVSTDEVYGTLGETGYFTEETPLAANSPYSASKAGADLLVRAYNETFDLPVNITRCSNNYGPFHFPEKLIPLMIINALNDKELPVYGDGLNIRDWLHVEDHCQAIDLVLHNGRNGEVYNVGGNNERTNIDIVKTILKALDKPESLIKYVTDRPGHDRRYAIDATKLRTELGWAPKYNFETGIEQTIKWYLDNKEWWENIISGDYQEYFKSQYGDRLEVE